One Glutamicibacter halophytocola DNA segment encodes these proteins:
- a CDS encoding IclR family transcriptional regulator: MTSVNEVADGAGERSARDPAPAVTRAIGILGLLAEADGRALSLSELARTLGIAKSSCANLCQALEDGEMIRRTGDGFGLGRRNAELGGAYSLQFNQVREFFGLISSSPTLHGELVQIAMLDGADALYLARHEGRTPYRFGAPLGSRLPAAFSATGNALLLSLGDDQLAELMDGVLPMRSGIDGLEVTAKDLRQRLAVARERGFAVDEGHSTSGVTGVAVPLAAWSPGDPPLALGTAMPSDQADPVRVAAIGTALREVAARLENPWRARTARD, encoded by the coding sequence GGTGCTGGGGAGCGGAGTGCGCGCGACCCCGCGCCCGCGGTGACGCGCGCAATCGGAATCCTTGGCTTGCTCGCCGAAGCCGATGGCCGCGCCCTTTCGCTCAGCGAGCTTGCGCGCACTCTGGGCATTGCCAAATCCTCCTGCGCCAACCTCTGTCAGGCATTGGAAGATGGCGAGATGATTCGGCGCACCGGCGACGGTTTTGGGCTGGGGCGCCGCAATGCAGAACTCGGCGGAGCTTATTCCCTCCAGTTCAACCAGGTGCGCGAATTCTTCGGACTGATCTCCTCATCGCCGACCTTGCATGGAGAGCTGGTGCAGATTGCCATGCTCGACGGTGCTGATGCACTGTATTTGGCCCGCCATGAAGGGCGCACCCCTTATCGCTTTGGCGCACCTTTGGGTTCCCGCCTGCCTGCGGCTTTCAGCGCCACCGGCAATGCGCTGCTCCTGTCGTTGGGTGATGACCAGCTCGCGGAGCTGATGGATGGCGTTCTGCCGATGCGCAGCGGCATTGACGGCCTTGAAGTGACCGCCAAGGATCTGCGCCAGCGCCTGGCTGTTGCTCGCGAGCGTGGATTTGCGGTGGATGAAGGGCATTCAACCAGCGGCGTGACCGGCGTAGCGGTGCCCCTGGCCGCCTGGTCTCCTGGGGATCCTCCCTTGGCCCTGGGAACCGCCATGCCTTCGGACCAGGCTGATCCGGTGCGTGTGGCCGCGATTGGCACCGCCTTGCGCGAGGTGGCTGCCCGGCTAGAAAATCCCTGGAGGGCGCGCACGGCACGCGACTAA